One genomic window of bacterium includes the following:
- a CDS encoding XRE family transcriptional regulator, which produces MLSSHAVKKACAERGWSLSELARRAGISRPTLASALRGQPVRSRTAWKVARALEQGAPTQLGQLLKVA; this is translated from the coding sequence GTGCTGTCATCGCACGCAGTCAAGAAAGCGTGTGCCGAGCGAGGGTGGAGCCTATCGGAGCTTGCTCGGCGCGCCGGGATTTCACGACCAACATTGGCGAGCGCGTTGCGCGGCCAGCCGGTGCGATCGCGGACAGCTTGGAAGGTTGCCAGGGCGCTTGAGCAAGGCGCTCCGACCCAACTCGGTCAACTGCTCAAGGTGGCTTGA
- a CDS encoding type IV secretory system conjugative DNA transfer family protein produces the protein MPNSIFMALALAAPRLSAGGASQQQVDQRVDQLMRLISAIQAALDGLVILLGHVVVVVAHVIVAAVVPIAIVWLLVKTAVPRLHRQLGLSRLTSVRIVPPVEGEYNSASWVALFRMLHAISAPWWKRALFGQAWLVFELEAREGHVIARCWFPTQARSLVAAAIRSALPGANVAPIDDGPALDRPAAARARLRLWREDLFPLGASHTDAVATAVDALTEAGDGVIQVAMAPDTGWEARAAKRLDQLSGIDSHESILWKLLRLPLELFDFWFPHPTLTSIPTLPSRTATPLPPTDKAFQACWRIEVRLCCWASRRASAVSSLRPIASAFQALDGENRLRVAKVWWPLGFDSALTKRLGPGHTSMVLSPGEAVQLFHLPLAGVSMDSARVRVMPRRPSLVAGEGSVLCRLDDDRSAVVKISQADRRHHLHAVGPTGAGKSTLLLNLALQDIAAGIGVGIIDPKGDLIRDLLERIPAHHANRVILLDPSTRERPVGLNVLECDDPSQRELVTDGVVTIFRKNFEHFWGPRTDDVLRAALLTLLRHPGATLTEVPLLLLNQRVRARLTKNLGDPVGLKPFWQEYEAQTEGQRLQMVGPVLNKLRTFLMRPTVRNVLGQSRSTIDLREVIDGGGILLVNLAKGALGEETSRLVGSFVMSRLWQAALARASRPKAWRPDFNLYLDEFHNYLHLPQSIDDVLAEARAYRLNLTLANQHLAQLHESTRQAVASNARTRIVFQCGPDDARQVARDFEPLSIHQLQSLDRFQIAVRLSVDGHTQPPFTGTTLPAPAGLGEEHAAAVATASSARYGRPVVEVEAEIIARLGRFGAAGGFREIA, from the coding sequence ATGCCGAATTCGATCTTCATGGCCTTGGCGTTGGCCGCGCCACGACTCAGTGCCGGCGGTGCCTCACAACAGCAAGTCGATCAACGGGTGGACCAGTTGATGAGGCTCATCAGCGCAATCCAGGCGGCGCTTGACGGCCTGGTAATCCTCCTGGGACACGTGGTTGTCGTTGTGGCCCACGTGATAGTGGCCGCCGTGGTCCCAATCGCAATCGTCTGGCTACTCGTCAAGACCGCAGTACCACGGCTCCATCGCCAACTGGGCCTGTCTCGACTCACTTCGGTGCGCATCGTGCCGCCCGTGGAGGGTGAATACAACTCGGCGAGCTGGGTGGCACTCTTCAGGATGCTCCATGCAATTTCGGCGCCATGGTGGAAGCGCGCTCTGTTCGGCCAGGCCTGGCTCGTGTTTGAACTCGAGGCTCGCGAGGGACACGTTATCGCCCGCTGCTGGTTTCCGACCCAGGCCCGCAGCCTCGTGGCGGCCGCGATCCGCAGCGCACTCCCGGGCGCCAACGTCGCACCCATCGACGATGGCCCTGCACTAGATCGACCTGCGGCCGCTCGGGCTCGGCTCCGCTTGTGGCGTGAGGATCTCTTCCCGCTCGGCGCATCCCACACGGATGCAGTTGCGACCGCGGTTGATGCACTCACCGAGGCTGGCGACGGAGTTATCCAGGTCGCGATGGCGCCGGACACCGGGTGGGAGGCCCGTGCGGCCAAGCGACTTGATCAGCTGTCCGGCATCGACTCACACGAGAGCATCTTGTGGAAGCTCCTTCGCCTCCCACTGGAACTTTTCGACTTCTGGTTTCCTCACCCCACGCTCACTTCGATACCTACGCTGCCGTCGCGGACTGCTACTCCGCTCCCGCCGACGGATAAAGCTTTCCAGGCCTGCTGGCGGATCGAGGTGCGACTCTGCTGTTGGGCGTCGCGCAGAGCGTCGGCCGTTAGCTCGTTGCGCCCGATCGCGTCGGCGTTTCAGGCGCTAGACGGCGAGAACCGGCTTCGCGTCGCGAAAGTTTGGTGGCCGCTCGGTTTCGATAGCGCGCTAACTAAGCGCCTCGGACCCGGGCACACCTCGATGGTGCTGTCACCTGGAGAAGCGGTACAGCTGTTCCACCTGCCGCTGGCTGGCGTGTCGATGGACTCGGCGCGTGTCCGCGTGATGCCGCGACGCCCGTCCCTAGTCGCGGGCGAGGGCAGCGTCTTGTGCCGGCTGGACGACGATCGCAGTGCTGTCGTGAAGATTAGCCAGGCCGACCGGCGTCACCACCTGCACGCTGTCGGTCCGACTGGTGCGGGCAAGAGCACGCTTCTGCTCAACCTCGCGCTACAGGACATCGCGGCCGGTATCGGCGTCGGCATTATCGATCCCAAGGGCGACCTCATCCGCGACCTGCTCGAGCGCATCCCGGCCCACCACGCGAACCGCGTCATCCTGCTCGATCCTTCGACCCGCGAGCGCCCGGTCGGGCTCAACGTCCTTGAGTGCGACGACCCGAGTCAGCGCGAGCTCGTCACCGACGGCGTAGTCACGATCTTTCGCAAGAACTTCGAGCACTTCTGGGGGCCGCGCACTGACGACGTGCTTCGCGCGGCGCTCCTTACCCTCCTTCGCCATCCGGGCGCGACTCTGACGGAGGTGCCGCTTCTGCTGCTCAACCAACGCGTTCGGGCTCGTCTGACCAAGAACCTCGGCGACCCGGTCGGCCTTAAGCCGTTCTGGCAAGAGTACGAGGCGCAGACGGAGGGGCAGCGACTGCAGATGGTCGGCCCGGTTCTAAACAAGCTGCGAACCTTCCTGATGCGGCCGACTGTGCGCAACGTCCTGGGCCAGAGTCGGTCGACCATCGACCTGCGCGAGGTGATCGACGGCGGCGGGATCTTGCTCGTAAACCTCGCAAAAGGCGCGCTCGGCGAGGAAACGAGCCGCCTCGTGGGTTCCTTCGTGATGTCGCGCCTCTGGCAGGCGGCGCTCGCGCGCGCAAGCCGCCCGAAAGCGTGGCGCCCGGACTTCAACCTCTATCTCGACGAATTCCACAACTACCTCCACTTGCCCCAATCGATCGACGATGTGCTCGCTGAGGCGCGGGCTTACCGGCTCAATCTGACGCTAGCCAACCAGCATCTGGCTCAGCTGCACGAGTCCACCCGACAGGCGGTTGCCTCCAACGCGCGAACGCGCATCGTTTTCCAGTGCGGGCCGGATGATGCGCGCCAGGTGGCCCGCGACTTCGAGCCGCTCTCTATCCACCAGCTCCAGTCCCTGGATCGCTTTCAGATCGCAGTACGGCTCAGCGTGGACGGCCACACCCAACCGCCGTTCACAGGTACGACGTTGCCGGCGCCGGCGGGTTTGGGTGAGGAACACGCGGCCGCAGTGGCTACCGCGAGCTCGGCCCGCTACGGGCGGCCAGTGGTTGAGGTTGAGGCCGAGATCATTGCGCGCCTTGGCCGGTTCGGAGCCGCCGGCGGCTTCAGGGAGATCGCATGA
- a CDS encoding restriction endonuclease subunit M: MLDVTGEETPAPEPEEDTLADLLTGAERKASDLELIVQRMIRVLAGEYHFPLETIGRDVTITVSLDGKNRKKRAELVVYGTGVDKDPPIERIVSIRRPGTKPTDRVSGLESLEDLMDAVGECEFGLWTNGRDVAYLQKKKGALQSRFVELSDFPGAGERLDDLDRPDRRIARIAVAEDLRETVLRCHDYLYGNQSMTANRAFAEMLKLIFCKIYDERQLRARNTYQRQFWVGVTERNDTAGQQRIATRIRELFAQVKRDRDLRDIFKPADEVELEPRQLAWVSSELARYQFLDAEVDVKGLAYEAMVAMTMKKERGQFFTPRNVVEAMVAMLDPKPEERVLDPACGSGRFLVACLDRYRNSRATELAGAAAGEVEMRRLRNSDSVLGEAAAYARSCLVGVDLDPELQRAARMNMLINNDGHGSIFSFNSLSLTRTDLSAGAVKGAELVGFETFDIVLTNPPFGANIPVDDPDILRNFELAHRWDKTPDGSFAMRQDDLQSKMPPEILFIERCMQWLREGGRMGIVLPDGILGNPDTEYIRYWILQHSRILASVDLPVEAFLPQVGVQASLLFLQKRPAAEVRAGVQDEYPIFMAVVEFVGHDRRGNTIYRRDPDGFEIFANRAETLEVRRGGESVVEMRTLRMRVPADDLPSVASRYRRWRDTGSIESNPGPVPARG; this comes from the coding sequence ATGCTTGACGTCACTGGCGAAGAGACTCCAGCTCCGGAGCCGGAGGAAGATACCCTCGCCGACCTACTCACGGGTGCCGAGCGCAAGGCATCGGATCTTGAGCTGATTGTCCAACGCATGATCCGAGTGCTGGCCGGCGAGTATCACTTTCCCCTTGAGACGATAGGTCGCGACGTAACTATCACAGTCAGTCTGGATGGCAAGAATCGAAAGAAGCGCGCCGAACTGGTCGTATATGGGACGGGCGTCGATAAGGATCCACCAATCGAACGCATTGTTTCTATCCGGAGACCAGGCACGAAACCGACCGACCGCGTTTCAGGTCTCGAATCTTTAGAGGACCTTATGGACGCCGTCGGCGAGTGCGAATTCGGACTATGGACAAACGGCAGAGACGTCGCCTACCTGCAGAAAAAGAAAGGGGCGCTACAGTCGCGTTTCGTTGAGCTATCGGACTTCCCGGGAGCCGGCGAGAGATTGGATGACCTCGATCGACCCGATCGGAGAATAGCTCGCATCGCTGTCGCTGAAGACTTGCGAGAGACGGTTCTGAGGTGTCACGACTACCTATACGGAAACCAATCGATGACTGCCAACCGCGCATTCGCGGAGATGCTCAAGCTCATTTTTTGCAAGATATATGACGAGCGTCAGCTCCGAGCACGGAATACTTATCAGCGCCAGTTCTGGGTCGGAGTGACGGAACGCAACGACACTGCGGGCCAGCAACGCATCGCTACGCGCATACGTGAGCTGTTCGCGCAGGTGAAGCGAGACCGGGACCTGCGCGACATCTTCAAGCCGGCAGACGAAGTCGAGCTCGAGCCGCGACAGCTTGCGTGGGTATCAAGCGAACTAGCCCGTTACCAGTTCCTTGACGCCGAGGTCGATGTTAAGGGCTTGGCTTACGAGGCAATGGTTGCAATGACGATGAAGAAGGAGCGAGGGCAGTTCTTCACTCCCCGCAACGTCGTCGAGGCTATGGTCGCGATGCTGGATCCGAAGCCGGAAGAGCGAGTGCTGGATCCCGCCTGCGGCAGCGGTCGGTTCCTTGTAGCTTGTCTTGACCGCTATAGGAACAGCCGAGCCACCGAACTCGCTGGTGCAGCTGCAGGCGAGGTTGAAATGAGGCGACTCCGCAATTCCGACTCTGTCCTTGGCGAAGCCGCTGCCTATGCGCGCTCCTGTCTCGTTGGCGTCGATCTGGATCCTGAGCTCCAGCGAGCCGCGAGAATGAACATGCTCATCAACAATGATGGCCACGGGAGCATATTCAGCTTCAACAGCCTCAGTTTGACGCGCACCGACCTTAGCGCTGGTGCCGTCAAGGGAGCAGAGCTGGTCGGATTCGAGACGTTTGACATCGTTCTAACGAACCCTCCGTTCGGCGCCAACATACCCGTCGACGATCCGGACATATTGCGGAACTTCGAGTTGGCCCATCGCTGGGATAAAACACCCGATGGCAGCTTTGCGATGCGCCAGGACGACTTGCAATCAAAGATGCCCCCCGAAATCCTTTTCATTGAGCGCTGCATGCAATGGCTCCGAGAGGGTGGAAGGATGGGTATTGTGCTGCCCGACGGCATTTTGGGAAATCCGGACACGGAATATATCCGCTACTGGATTCTTCAGCACTCCCGGATCCTCGCTTCGGTCGATCTTCCGGTTGAAGCATTTCTCCCGCAGGTAGGCGTCCAAGCATCTCTGCTCTTCCTTCAGAAGCGACCCGCAGCCGAAGTACGCGCCGGCGTGCAGGACGAGTACCCGATCTTCATGGCTGTTGTTGAATTTGTCGGTCACGACCGACGCGGCAACACGATATACAGAAGGGATCCAGATGGCTTCGAAATATTCGCCAATCGGGCGGAAACCCTCGAGGTGCGACGAGGCGGCGAGTCGGTCGTGGAGATGCGGACCCTCAGAATGCGGGTGCCCGCCGATGACCTACCAAGCGTAGCCTCACGGTACCGCCGATGGCGTGACACGGGATCGATTGAGTCCAATCCTGGCCCCGTGCCTGCTCGCGGGTGA